CAAAATCAGTTTCTTATCAGGTGCATACATCAAAACAGTTAAATCCTGGTTTGGGAAATTCTTGTGGAATCCTTGAACTAAAGATTTGGATAAATCTTTAACTTCATTTGGACGCACTTGCGGCGAAATTACAACCCCTAATTTGTTGTTATCCCGCACGTAAGCATCATTAACCAATCCTTTAGCAGTCTGCACTACCCAATTTCCGAAATCTTGGCCTGCTACTGTGCTACCGCGTTCTAACAGTTGATAGCTGGGTTGGCTATTAGCAGCAGATGGTAGAGTAGGTTGTTTAGCCTGAGTTGCACTAGCACAAGAGGTGGTAATGGTAAGAACCAATACCAATGCTAATGCAGCCAAAAATTTTCGGCTTTTTTGAAATAAATTCATAGGCTTGTCCTCAAAAAAATAGCGGTTTTAAAAGAATTATCGGTTGTTTTGTTGGCGGTAATCCTGTTACAGGGCTTAGATAATCTTGCAGCTACCTAAACCCTGCATCAGTAAGACTTACGCCCGATCGATCAGATCTTTAGCTTTATCCTTGAGGTCTTCCCCAGTGTGGCGAACTTCAGCCTCAGCTTGCTTAGCTTTACCTTCGGCTTTATCTTCCGGATCGCCTGTAAGATTGCCTAGTGCTTCTTGGGCTTTT
This is a stretch of genomic DNA from Microcoleus sp. FACHB-831. It encodes these proteins:
- a CDS encoding CsbD family protein; this translates as MSVEDRANATGKNIEGKAQEALGNLTGDPEDKAEGKAKQAEAEVRHTGEDLKDKAKDLIDRA